The DNA region CTGCTTTGCACATGTGAGGTCCTGCCTTTGGACAGCACGGGGTccgtgccaggcactggggatagAGTGGTCCGCTGGTCCTGAATCTTAAGGAGCTCATGGTCTGggggagacagacacacataGGGGCCGCAGCAATGGAGAACAGCAGATGGGAgctccagggaccccacagaggaTGGTCGGGAAGACAGGAAGCTGGTTTCTGAGTTGCCGCCTTAGAccaagtgagagagaaagaaaaggacattCCTAGTACCGAGAACAGCATAAACCAAGGCGCAGAGGCAGCCTGGGGCGTGGCCAAGACTAGCGGAATGTGGGCCTGGATGGGAGGCTGTGTGATCCTGTGCATGAGAGCAAGCTTGCTCTGAGCACGGGGTGACAGGTCAGGTCTTGGGGCTACAGCGCCAGTCTTGTGGGTGTGAGAGGCAGTGGGGGACACGGGCGAGGGCACAGGCTTTGCAGCTAGACCACCAGCTCTGCCCcttcctagctgtgtggcctcaggcaagttACCTGTccactctgggcttcagttttagcatctaTATAACAGGGGTGCTAGTAACAGCTCCGTcccatgagtgaatgaatggatatgtGGGGGTGCTCAGAGCAGTGCCTGGTGCAGTTCACGCTCGAAGAGTGTCCACTACTGTGATTCCTCATCCAGGTGAGGTCAAAGAGGACCTTGTGAAGGATTTGAATGAGGGACCCACAGCCATGCACCAAGAAGGGCTGGGAACTCTTGCCTTGATGAGTGCGGTTTTCAGCCCATCACAGAGCTCCGTCCTGCCATGTCACCCTGGGGGGCAGCTTGAGAAGCTTGGGCTCAGGGGCTCCTTGAGAGGGTTCTCAGTTCTACAGGGCCCTGAGCCTGGCTCTTGGGGCTCAGGTGGGCTGGGCGCTGTAAAAAGAGACCATGACCACGTCCCCTTATAGTGACGCCTGAGAACTGGGTGGTTAGGGGAGCAGGCCGGTGGGTGAGTGGGCATCAGAGTGCTTAGACTCCGCAGAAGGACGCTGGGGTGGGCTTCCTGATGGACCCCAGAAGCAGGCTTCCAGAAAAGCCAGGACTGGAAGGGTGTGGGGAGCTCCTCTTGAGTCCAGCGGGGAGCTGAGGCCGTAGTGCCGAAGGGCTGCTCACGTGACCCTGTGTCCCTGGCTATCCCCAcagccccccgcccaccccccaagCACCCCGGCGCGAGAGATGAGGCCCCGGATGCTGCCTGTGTTCTTTGGGGAGAGCATTGAGGTGAACCCGGAACCCACACCGGAGATCCGGTGAGTGGGGCTGCTGGGCTGGGTAGGGGTGGGGTAGGCGTGGGGTGGGGTAGGCGTGGGGTGGGATGGGtcgggggccaggctgggggtcTCGGCAGGGTCCCCTCGCTCCAGGCAGCCCTTCTGGGTGATGCTCCCTGAGGAGGCATGGCTGTGATTTGGAGAGACTCTGTGGCCTTTGCTGTCCACACCCTCCATCTCCCCGTCCCAGGCCCCCATTTGACCGTTTCCACACTAACTTCACCCCCAACCTGGCtgattgttattttaaatttgccCCTTTATCCCCCAAGGAGCCGTTGCCCTGAAGTGTGTTAGGTGCCCTCCCATGCACAGGGTGTCTCAAGTGGCACCTGCAGCGCTTCTGAGTTAAGGTGCCcaaaggccttgatgctgggaaagactgagagcaggagaagggggcaacagaggatgagatggttggatggcatcaccgactcaatggacatgagtttgagcaagctctgggagatagtgaaggacagggaagcctggcgtgctgcagtccatagggtcacaaagagtcggacacaactgaacaacaacctcgCCCCCTCTGGTGCTTTTCTCCAGCCATCTGCCCTCCTGAGAGGGCTTCTGGGGCTCAGGCTTCCAGAAGGTGGAGTCTAGGGTCCGTGGGTCTGGCCCCCATATCCTTGGGATGCTCAGATGGATTTGTTCACATCACTCTAGCCTGGCCATGGGTGTGGGACCCACTGCCTCCTGTTCCTCCAGCTCTGGATATGATCGCAGGAGACAAACGGGTCCACTTTAAAGAATTTTCTGCCCAAAAAGTCctcctttttagtttttattatcaGAGGCCCCAGCCAGGGTGGTTGCAGGCTGCCTGGGCTCTTGTGAGTCTGCTTCCCTCCCCTCATGGATTACCTGTGGGATCCAGTGGGGAAGGAGACAGGTGAAGCCCCCGCTCCCCACTACTTTACCTTCCAGTGTGATGATCTGGGAGCAGAGCTGGGGGATGCTAAGCAGTTGGCCACTCATAACGGGGtcacccctggaggagggcatggcaacccactccagtactcttgcctggagaatcccatggacagaggaccctggcgggctacagtctatggggtcgcaaagagtcagacacgaccgggCGACTAAGCCCAGGGCAGCGCAAGGGGCTCACTCATCTAGAGGAGCCAATGCTACTCTGGGGGAacttattttgataaaatttcaaaCGTAAAGAAAGTTGCAGGAAGAGTATAGGCGACCCCGGTTGAACTGATTCCTTGCTGTTTCCATATTGCCCCGTTGGCTTGAATATCCACATGCTCTCACTCATTCTacataaacaaaacattttttctgaCCTGTTTGAGAGGAGGATGACGACACCCTGACCTCGAACCTCTAAATAACTCCAGCCGGTGTCCTTCCTGAGAACAGGGACATCCTCTCACATAATGACGGTCTGCTTGCCAAAATCGGATCAGCTAAAGCCAAAAACACGACCACTGCCTAGTCCAATTCCGCCCATTGTCCCCAAATGTACTTTTATGGCCTATTTTTAATCCCAGTCCAGGAGGGGCACGTGTGAAATATATAGTTGTCCAGTTTCTTGAGTCTCCTCCGAGTCGGCAGGGTCCCTTCTTTGTCCTTTTGACCTTGACATTTTGCAAGAGCCCAGGCTGCTCCATGTTCACCTTGCCCTCTGATCGTGACCTGACTGCCCGGCCCTGAGCTTACCCCTGTCCTCCCCTCCACCAGCTGCAATTCTGAGGTCAAGTATGCATCGGAGAAGCACTTCCGGGACAAGGTCTTCTACGTGCCGGTGCCGACGGTCACGGCCTACAGTGAGACGATTGTGGCCACGCCCAACTGCACGTGGCGTAACTACCGCAGCCAGCTGACCCTGGAGCCGCGACCCCGCGCCCTGCGCTTCCGCAGCACCACCATCATCTTCCCCAAGTGTGCCAGCAACTCCTTCCGCACCACCCTGCACCTCAGCCTGGGCCGGCCCCGCTGCTGGTTCACAGCCAGCGTGCAGCTGCAGCTGTGCCCGCGCCCCGGGCCCGGCCTCCAGGGCCCCGCGCCCCTCTGACCCGCAGCCCGGCCCCGGTGGCGGCGGCGTCGCGGCGAACCAGGGCCATCCCTGGGGCGGCCGGAGGATGGACTCTGCTATTGGGAGGGACCCTGGGGTGTGTCTTACCCCGGCCGCTGGGGCTCACCCAATAAACACATCTATTTTATCAGCACCTATGTGGGGAGGCAGCTTGGGCCTGGCTCTCagaggagcagggggtgggggcaggtggatAGGTGGCGATGGAAAGAAGAAGGCACGTGTCCTTGGCTGCCCCTGAGGCGGGGACACCCCGAGCATGGGCAGGATGGAGGCATCCCAGCCTTGGCCACACGGGAGGGAAGAAGGGGGCCATTCAGACACCCAGCGGCCCTGGAGGAGGCTGTTTCCAAAACGAGCCTTTCAAATGCATGCAGCTTAACGCCCAGAGCCGTAGCCCGGCAACCTCCGGCGGATGGTGGGCCAGGAGACTGGGTGAAAGCTGGATGCCAATGCCAGGGCCAGAGTGGGCTGTGTCTGGGGAGCCGCCAGGAGGAGCCCTGCCCACACCACACTGTCCCGGTTGCCCGTGCCCCAGGGCAGAGGATGGAGGGCCCAGCCTGTCTGCACCGCAGCCTTTCAGCGCCGTGTCCAGAGCCTCACCCACAGGGCAGCTTGCTAACCTCTGTCCGCCGACGCCTTCAGGACCAGGACTCGGGAACATCAGAGCCCTGGAGCCAGGTGCCAAGGGGAGGCGTCTAAGCTCTTGGAAATGACCACCACCACCTGCCAGCCGTCAGCTTAAAGAGATTCTGTGGGGCCCGGCTGCCCTCGCGCAGGCCTTCCCCTCCTACTGTGATGACTCAGCAATGGCCGGTGCTGTAGGGCTCACAGCACACATGCAAGGTCAGGGAGGAAGACGTGAGACCCCTGTGCTCCCTGGGAAGAGCCAGGACATGTGGGGGCAGGGGCCACGACCTGGGGCTGCTCAGCACCAGTGACCCAAAAGCCCCCCAACGTGGCCACAGAGATGCCCTCAGATTGGACCCTTAGGTGGGGGTTACCCCGACATTCCCCTGGCTTCCCCCCTAAGATGGGGCTTTAGTTCCCTCGCTGGGGAGAAGGGCAACTTGGAGCTCACATTCAGGAGAGGCAAGGTGATTGGTGTATTTTTATATAACTACACAGACTGTGCGTGGTCTCTCCACAAAGATGCTTTCTGATTAACAAAGAAATAACTTAAGAAACAACTGATTATCTTAATAAAATGTGCAAACTCAAAGAGGTTCCTTCTTCCGTGCTTCCAAGACTTTTGGATGCCCCAGGAGGGGGTGGTATTCACGGGCTCATGGTCCCTCCTGGCTGCTCACAGGGGACAGGAAGACACTCGGAAGGGTCAGAGCCCTATGCTAGCACCCCCTTCCCCATACACAGCTTCAGGGTGCACCAGCTCCACCTAGGAGCTAGGAAATTAATGCAGAGGGCCAGGCCCCACGCTGGGACTTGGTCTGGGGCTGATTCCAAAGAAAGTCCTGGCAATCTGAATATTTGATGCTCCCATGCTTTGCCACCCTGTATGCCAGCCCTCAACACTCACAGACCACCAGAGCCCATtgtatccctggagaagggcccaTGCTGCCTCTGCAAAGCAGGTCTTAACCATGTTACATCTTCTCCCCATCTGGCCCACGTCCTTGGAGGGGCCTCTGGGACCCCAGATTGTAAACGAGGAGGGCATTCAGCAGCCTTAGGATAGTGTCCTCTTTTGAGTAGCGGAGTGCTGGTGTCTTtgcaatgggcttccctagtggctcaggagtaaagaattcacctgcagtgcaggagacctgagttcgatccctgggttgggaagatcccatggaaaaggaaatggcaacccactccagtattcttgcctggagaatcccatggacagaggagcctggcgggctacagtccatggggtagcaaagagtcggacacgatggaagtgactgagcatgcacgcttGGTGTCTTTGCAGGGGCTCCAGCCTTGATGGAGGATGGTCTCTGACAAGGAGTGGAGGTGGTGAGGCAGGAAGGCAGGGCCAAGGGGCAAGTTCATGTCACCCAGAGAAAGAACCTTGAGGCCTCGGCTGCTTAGGGAGAACAAACGGGGCGCAAACACAGCGCTGGGGCTTTGTACGGACATGCACGCATGCTGGGGTCACATCACTCGCACCAGGCAAATTCAACTGAGTTTACTTTCCAGTCACAACTCTGATCTCCCCACTTGGAAGGAAAAATGGGTTGGGCTTCCTGACGCGTGCAATTATGGTGCCAATGAACCTGGTGACCTTGGAGATGTCCCAGGTGTCGCCGTTCAAGAAACAACTTCCGGGGTGTGTGGTTAGCTGACGGCTTCCAGTCAGAGAGTGCAGGGATGGGACCCCTCCAATGGGCATCTTGGCTCCTGGTTGACCGAGGCTGGATCCCTGCCTGGTCCTGCTTCCTACTTTTGTCTTTCACAGGTGTCACCCCTGATAGGCCTCATCCCCCCGCCCCAACCATCTCAGTACCTCCCCAAGGACCTGGGTAGCACTTGTGCTTCTGAGAATCAAGCAAGACCATCTTGGACCATGCAAACAGCTTCCATGTTCCCTGAT from Cervus canadensis isolate Bull #8, Minnesota chromosome 1, ASM1932006v1, whole genome shotgun sequence includes:
- the RFLNA gene encoding refilin-A; the encoded protein is MVGHLHLQGMEESLKEKSREGVLDSPDSGLPPSPSPSPPFYSLAPGILDARAGGAGASSEAPGPGEARAPPAHPPSTPAREMRPRMLPVFFGESIEVNPEPTPEIRCNSEVKYASEKHFRDKVFYVPVPTVTAYSETIVATPNCTWRNYRSQLTLEPRPRALRFRSTTIIFPKCASNSFRTTLHLSLGRPRCWFTASVQLQLCPRPGPGLQGPAPL